A single window of Malus sylvestris chromosome 5, drMalSylv7.2, whole genome shotgun sequence DNA harbors:
- the LOC126622501 gene encoding uncharacterized protein LOC126622501: MKEELLIQYFYEELLPIEKQMLDASAGGALVDKTPVAAKILIANPALNAQQYEGVGGRDPPRHQQQVNERMKDGKVQMSWAIKAKISHGMIHTLIPIIRAGEITQTSSEGSLNNLNNKDDIDNHFPGSIKGHSYHDNFQHNLPNQAQGLQNQAKEVGKLKKQMGQMTEFMGQFQEQGNLPSSTLINPNRGFETANAITLRSGKQVGTDPQPSKSSQNEDEKLLLEEEEKVKPTARVEKPLSQPPKASKLSTTGKVVPNLTHSNPIPPNLPFPRKFMQVRNEDDEKDILETFRNVQVNIPLLDAIKQIPKYAKFFNKLCTTRKQISEKEVIHENSAPIKKDEFRTTNVEGIGVEHKEHATTLKIHNLAESTPCLSVDSVITSLQHIGKPPPPIPIHISTNRLLPCKVQVPNRIQAGGNNYIDFWKLNAKIRKDYYPLPFIEPNQDLF, from the exons atgaaggaggagcttttaattcaatatttctacgaagaaCTTCTTCCAATTGAGAaacaaatgcttgatgcctcagcgggaggtGCTTTGGTTGATAAGACTCCAGTTGCTGCAAAGATCTTAATTGCCAATCCagccttgaatgcacaacaatatgaaggagtTGGAGGAAGAGACCCCCCACGACATCAacaacaagtgaatgag agaatgaAGGATGGGAAAGTGCAAATGTCGTGGGCtatcaaggccaaaatcagtcacggaatgatccatactctaatacCTATAATCCGGGCTGGAGAGATCACCCAAACTTCAAGTGAAGGGAGCCTCAACAACCTCAACAACAAGGACGATATAGACAACCACTTCCCGGGCTCTATCAAAGGCCATTCATACCACGACAACTTCCAACACAATCTGCCCAATCAAGCCCAA GGattacaaaatcaagccaaagaagTTGgtaaattgaagaagcaaatggggCAAATGACGGAATTCATGGGACAGTTTCAAGAGCAAGGCAATCTGCCTAGTTCAACACTTATCAATCCAAATAGAGGATTCGAAACCGCTAACGCTATCACTTTGAGAAGTGGCAAGCAAGTTGGAACCGACCCACaaccatccaaatcaagtcaaaaTGAGGATGAGAAACTGTTGCTAGAAGAGGAGGAGAAAGTCAagcccacggcaagggtagaaAAACCTTTGTCGCAGCCCCCTAAAGCTTCTAAGCTATCCACCACAGGTAAGGTTGTTCCAAACTTGACTCattctaaccctattccacccAATCTACCTTTCCCTCGCAAATTTATGCAAGTCAGgaatgaagatgatgaaaaaGACATCTTAGAGACTTTCAGGAATGTGCAAGTCAATATCCCACTTCTTGATGCAATAAAGCAAATTCCgaagtatgctaagttttttaataagctttgtacaacaaggaaacagATTTCGGAGAAGGAGGTGATAcat gaaaATTCAGCACCAATTAAGAAGGATGAATTTCGAACCACCAAtgtagagggaattggagtggagcacaAAGAACATGCCACTACCCTTAAAATACACAATTTGGCCGAGAGCACCCCTTGTTTATCAGTTGACAGTGTTATCACTTCATTGCAGCACATTGGTAAGCCACCTCCTCCAATTCCAATTCATATTTCCACTAATAGGTTGTTGCCTTGTAAGGTGCAGGTGCCCAATCGAATCCAAGCTGGTGGGAATAATTACATTGATTTTTGGAAGCTCAACGCCAAAATTCGGAAGGATTACTATCCCCTTCCATTCATAGAGCCAAATCAGGACCTTTTTTAG
- the LOC126622502 gene encoding uncharacterized protein LOC126622502, with the protein MTCGMLNYVLGYRCIFNMNTSDDDVQDLEDGVIICAVARAVETYYLKYVHKTPCMNSSQTDIVCKMAIDIIKPMDSEFRGIPQEIRRDTRYMPYFKDCIGAIDGVHVEASIPPPDQVPYIGRKGIPTQNVMAACNFDMQFTFACAGWEGTAHDTRVFLCVLRNPNLNFPKPPNGKYYLVDAGYPQMRGYLGPYKGERYHLPDFRRGPEPTGHKEVFNHMHSSLRSIIERTFGVWKKRWAILRDMPNYPFNKQVKIVIATMALHNYIRRYSESDCHFDDPRDYCEESDSSDDDDDEEYQNYQVEGSHEIEALRNRIAASLMNASN; encoded by the exons ATGACTTGTGGAATGTTGAATTATGTGTTAGGTTACAGGTGTATATTCAATATGAATACCTCTGATGATGATGTTCAGGATTTGGAGGATGGTGTAATTATATGCGCTGTAGCGAGAGCTGTTGaaacatattatttaaaatatgtCCACAAAACTCCGTGTATGAATTCTTCCCAAACAG ATATCGTATGTAAGATGGCAATAGATATTATCAAACCGATGGATTCTGAGTTTCGTGGCATTCCCCAAGAAATAAGGAGAGATACAAGATACATGCCTTATTTTAAG GATTGTATTGGTGCCATAGATGGAGTACATGTTGAGGCTTCAATACCACCTCCGGATCAAGTTCCATACATTGGTAGGAAAGGAATACCGACACAAAATGTTATGGCTGCATGTAATTTTGACATGCAATTCACATTTGCTTGTGCCGGATGGGAAGGCACTGCACATGATACAAGGGTTTTTTTATGCGTGCTACGGAATCCAAATTTAAACTTTCCAAAGCCTCCAAATG gaAAATATTACTTGGTAGATGCGGGGTACCCACAAATGAGAGGTTATTTGGGACCATATAAAGGTGAAAGATATCATCTCCCGGATTTTCGTAGGGGTCCCGAACCAACGGGTCATAAAGAGGTATTCAACCATATGCATTCTTCTCTAAGGAGCATCATTGAACGAACTTTTGGGGTATGGAAGAAAAGATGGGCAATTTTAAGGGATATGCCTAATTACCCGTTCAATAAGCAAGTGAAGATTGTCATTGCTACAATGGCTCTTCATAACTACATACGGAGGTATTCTGAAagtgattgtcattttgatgaccCCAGGGACTATTGTGAAGAGAGCGAtagtagtgatgatgatgatgatgaagaatacCAAAATTATCAAGTTGAAGGATCCCATGAGATAGAAGCATTAAGAAATAGAATAGCAGCAAGTTTGATGAATGCATCTAATTAG